A genomic window from Silene latifolia isolate original U9 population chromosome 11, ASM4854445v1, whole genome shotgun sequence includes:
- the LOC141611900 gene encoding uncharacterized protein LOC141611900 — MGTCISTIHKNTSSAKVQMSQDNNSSSIPPTPDKHKHKPPPVTTTILPPVDPPPIISTSFKSRVSPFHSISSYRSNHGSREEAFYDTQGWLESDCEDDFYSVNGDFTPSRGNTPVHPSIGTPRLHKTFSPQVNKAVFDVRLSSASLRSRGSTPVRRSFSSAPGVTGNLPEGATGISQEPALKPKKKKLADLFRESMRERGGFGLSFPGYESDGSQRIGTSPNNPALPPKPRKGTSPLSGPRSVSPPNNYVLEKDKSSRFSQRCFPRLVSIRSFNESKKTSSRASSVEDLEKFPQR; from the exons ATGGGAACATGTATATCAACGATTCACAAAAATACATCCTCTGCAAAAGTCCAGATGTCTCAAGACAACAATTCTTCCTCCATCCCTCCCACTCCTgataaacacaaacacaaaccccctCCTGTTACTACTACTATTCTTCCTCCTGTTGACCCTCCTCCCATCATCTCTACTTCTTTCAAGTCCAGAGTTTCTCCTTTCCATTCTATTTCTAGTTATCGCAGCAACCATG GCAGTAGAGAGGAGGCCTTCTACGACACCCAAGGCTGGCTAGAGTCTGATTGTGAAGATGATTTTTACAGCGTGAATGGAG ATTTCACTCCTTCTCGCGGCAATACTCCTGTACATCCTTCAATTGGAACTCCTCGACTTCATAAAACATTTTCTCCACAAGTTAATAAAGCTGTTTTCGATGTCAGACTTAGCAGTG CATCCCTCCGTTCCCGAGGGAGTACACCAGTTCGTCGAAGTTTCTCATCAGCTCCCGGAGTAACCGGAAATTTACCTGAAGGAGCTACTGGTATTAGTCAAGAACCCGCTTTGAAACCTAAAAAGAAAAAATTAGCTGATCTTTTCCGAGAAAGCATGAGAGAGCGTGGTGGCTTTGGGCTCAGTTTTCCAGGATATGAAAGTGATGGCAGCCAGAGGATTGGCACATCTCCGAATAATCCTGCTCTCCCACCAAAACCAAGAAAAGGAACCTCACCTTTATCGGGCCCTCGAAGTGTGTCTCCCCCTAATAATTATGTGCTCGAGAAAGATAAGTCGTCTAGATTTTCACAGCGCTGCTTCCCCAGATTGGTTTCCATCCGCAGCTTTAACGAAAGCAAGAAGACATCTAGTCGTGCGTCATCTGTGGAAGACTTGGAAAAGTTCCCACAGCGTTAA